Proteins found in one Dermacentor silvarum isolate Dsil-2018 chromosome 8, BIME_Dsil_1.4, whole genome shotgun sequence genomic segment:
- the LOC119461769 gene encoding uncharacterized protein LOC119461769 yields the protein MMMNEEAQRMFMSMIKGSPLPSTPGKHRVSEKLAARNNSVNLTALFVLTTVVIDALFMRENIDENPDGNGSVAACEAATDENGARNLLTATASNAGERVTDPVPHVKRGGGAPEWTPGETKLLLDYYYKYFPQVGPFKKFKNKKMLFIQVSKDLADVLGCNKTPQQCENRIKTVRRQKKKACDNNNKSGAPPCPVPFDDEMRKIESIDDSLEHEVQRDSFGVTYKATSSSSDSSADAPSTSPENSSTLASGSNSGESTKMLTEAKKRGLRASTSRMQQMQYFFDQMQAISAERAARREELEKQKEKRRAERRAERIQERQERRKMHEDKLQLIREALGLKQ from the exons ATGATGATGAATGAAGAAGCTCAGCGGATGTTCATGTCCATGATAAAGGGGTCACCGCTACCATCTACACCAGGTAAGCATCGTGTTTCCGAAAAATTAGCTGCGAGAAATAACAGCGTCAATCTCACGGCTTTGTTTGTGCTCACTACAGTTGTTATCGACGCCTTGTTCATGCGGGAGAACATTGACGAGAATCCAGACG GTAACGGGAGTGTCGCGGCGTGTGAGGCGGCGACGGACGAGAACGGAGCACGTAATTTGC TGACCGCCACTGCGTCAAACGCCGGTGAAAGGGTAACGGACCCAGTGCCCCATGTGAAAAGAGGTGGCGGAG CTCCCGAGTGGACACCAGGAGAAACCAAACTGCTGCTAGATTATTATTACAAGTACTTTCCTCAGGTTGGCCCTTTCAAGAAGTTCAAGAACAAGAAGATGCTTTTTATACAGGTTTCCAAGGATCTGGCTGATGTGCTTGGATGCAACAAAACGCCACAGCAATGTGAAAATCGCATAAAAACGGTAAGAAGGCAGAAGAAAAAGGCGTGTGATAATAACAACAAATCAGGCGCTCCACCTTGCCCTGTCCCATTTGACGATGAAATGAGAAAAATTGAAAGCATTGATGACAGTCTGGAGCACGAAGTCCAAAGGGACTCTTTTGGAGTGACTTACAAGGCAACTTCATCAAGCTCCGACAGCTCAGCTGACGCGCCCTCAACTTCACCTGAAAACTCCAGCACTCTGGCGAGCGGTTCAAACAGTGGGGAAAGCACGAAAATGCTAACAGAGGCCAAGAAAAGGGGACTCCGCGCTAGTACTAGTCGTATGCAGCAGATGCAATATTTTTTTGACCAAATGCAGGCTATTAGTGCAGAGCGAGCGGCTCGCAGGGAAGAGCTGGAAAAACAGAAGGAGAAGAGGCGTGCCGAGCGGCGAGCTGAGCGCATTCAAGAACGCCAGGAGCGCCGCAAGATGCACGAAGACAAACTTCAGCTCATCCGCGAGGCCCTGGGGCTCAAGCAATAA